One window of the Phycodurus eques isolate BA_2022a chromosome 7, UOR_Pequ_1.1, whole genome shotgun sequence genome contains the following:
- the LOC133405069 gene encoding THAP domain-containing protein 5-like, translating into MPKYCSVPNCKNDSTSGSDRKSFYKFPLHDPERLQVWLGNIGRDNWTPSRHQYICHEHFAPTCFKVRWGIRYLESDAVPTVFRRVEKRKVMDDNEKKAKVFRRKAVLVEEPSQWAVVGGSNTAANLPYLPTLPTIASLTQPVDQHNEGKVVLLPDDRQEELLGAFLTPAHRLTVQELPAEDPCESQVVAYFESIPSVFPGHLLVSSDTMLSSALSPEPIPSTLPIVSKHAPPPSKPLALEADGGYDQQDDDDDDAESQDHQLEEHCYHKHRLSKEQLEVVVAELQKKVKVLQQRHRRHLDKLLGLENTVSQLRQKSMMTEERLQLLERAYIQSSASMSNTGETVAIIYEENDAAYFYTLSDGEEKL; encoded by the exons ATGCCCAAATATTGTTCGGTGCCAAATTGTAAAAATGACTCGACGAGCGGCAGCGACCGAAAAAGCTTTTACAA ATTCCCCCTTCATGATCCTGAGCGGCTGCAGGTGTGGCTGGGAAACATCGGTCGTGACAACTGGACCCCCTCTCGACACCAGTATATCTGCCATGAACACTTTGCGCCAACGTGCTTCAAGGTACGCTGGGGGATTCGCTACCTTGAGAGTGACGCTGTGCCCACCGTCTTCCGCAGAGTCGAG AAACGCAAAGTGATGGATGACAATGAGAAGAAAGCCAAAGTGTTTCGCAGGAAAGCCGTGTTAGTGGAGGAACCCAGTCAGTGGGCTGTTGTGGGAGGGTCAAACACAGCCGCAAACCTCCCCTACCTACCTACACTACCTACCATAGCCTCCTTAACGCAGCCGGTGGACCAGCACAATGAAGGCAAGGTAGTTCTGCTGCCTGATGACCGCCAAGAGGAGCTGCTGGGCGCCTTTCTCACGCCCGCCCATAGACTTACGGTACAAGAGTTGCCCGCGGAGGATCCGTGCGAAAGTCAGGTCGTCGCCTACTTTGAGTCCATACCAAGCGTCTTCCCCGGCCACCTGCTGGTCTCCTCGGACACGATGCTGTCGTCCGCTCTCAGCCCCGAGCCTATCCCGTCTACGCTGCCTATCGTGTCCAAGCACGCACCGCCGCCGTCGAAGCCCCTCGCACTGGAGGCAGACGGAGGCTACGACCagcaggatgatgatgatgacgatgcaGAGAGCCAGGACCACCAACTGGAGGAACACTG CTACCACAAGCACCGTCTGAGCAAGGAGCAGCTGGAGGTCGTCGTGGCCGAACTGCAGAAGAAGGTGAAGGTCCTGCAGCAGAGGCACCGGCGCCACCTGGACAAACTGCTGGGCCTGGAGAACACCGTGAGTCAGCTGAGGCAGAAAAGCATGATGACTGAAGAGAGACTGCAGCTCCTGGAGAGG GCTTACATCCAGAGCAGCGCCAGCATGAGTAACACTGGAGAGACTGTCGCCATCATCTACGAGGAAAATGACGCAGCGTATTTCTACACCCTCAGCGATGGCGAGGAAAAGCTGTGA